Proteins encoded within one genomic window of Amorphoplanes friuliensis DSM 7358:
- the metH gene encoding methionine synthase → MGERVMVLDGAWGTMLQGAKLTPEDYLGDVIKDHPRDVTGDPDLLNLTRPDLILDVHRQYLAAGADITTTNTFTATSIGQADYGLESLVREMNVQGARLARQAADEIGGKFVAGSIGPLNVTLSLSPRVDDPAYRAVTFDEVRASYAEQISALAEGGVDLLLIETIFDTLNAKAAIAAAREVAPHLPLWISVTIVDLSGRTLSGQTVEAFWRSIERAEPLVVGVNCSLGAAEMRPHVAELAKLANTYVACHPNAGLPNAFGGYDQTPDETAALVSEFAASGMVNIVGGCCGTSPAHIERIAAAVSGSAPRVIAAPAETTRFSGLEPFAIGPDMGFVMIGERTNVTGSAKFRRLIESDNYQAAVDVALEQVRGGANLLDVNMDADLLDSEQAMTTFLNLIATEPEVARIPVMIDSSKWTVLEAGLKCVQGKGVVNSISLKEGEEQFLTQARRIRDYGAGVVVMAFDEQGQADTTERKVSICGRAYDLLVEKAGFAPDDIIFDPNVLAVATGIAEHNGYAKAFIDALPLIKERCPGARTSGGISNLSFSFRGNDVVREAMHSVFLLYAVRAGLDMGIVNAGQLAVYADIPADLLELVEDVIFDRRDDATDRLVTFASTVTGSGTKREVDLAWRDAPVAERLSHALVHGIVDFIEEDTEEARQGLDRPLEVIEGPLMDGMKIVGDLFGSGKMFLPQVVKSARVMKRSVAYLEPFMEAEKEKARLEGRVDTGRGQGKVVLATVKGDVHDIGKNIVGVVLGCNNYEVIDMGVMVPAAKILDTAVAEGADVIGLSGLITPSLDEMVSVAAEMQRRGLKLPLLVGGATTSKQHTAVRIAPAYDRTTVHVLDASRVVGVVSDLLDGNRAEKLDAANRIDQERLREQHANRHAQPMLTLAQARANREEVDFTGLPTPAFTGLRVVEPDLAALREMIDWQFLFLAWELKGKFPAILDQPVARELYDDATTLLDEIIANGSFQPRGVYAYWPAHSEGDDIVLADGVRFPMLRQQTQKPQGRDNRCLADYIAPEGDHLGGFAVTIHGAETLAAKYEAEQDDYRAIMVKALADRLAEAFAEYIHLQARRDWFEPDAQPELADLHAERFRGIRPALGYPASPDHSEKKELFELLEAEKLGLGLTESFAMTPAASVSGLIFANPAAKYFTVGRLAKDQIDDYAERRGMPVDEVERWLRPNLAYEPAQELK, encoded by the coding sequence ATGGGCGAGCGCGTCATGGTGCTCGACGGCGCCTGGGGCACGATGCTCCAGGGTGCGAAGCTCACCCCCGAGGACTATCTCGGCGACGTGATCAAGGACCACCCCCGTGACGTCACCGGTGACCCCGACCTGCTCAACCTGACCCGGCCGGACCTGATCCTCGACGTGCACCGGCAGTATCTGGCCGCGGGCGCCGACATCACCACGACCAACACCTTCACCGCGACCAGCATCGGCCAGGCCGACTACGGCCTGGAGTCGCTGGTCCGCGAGATGAACGTGCAGGGTGCCCGGCTGGCCCGTCAGGCCGCCGACGAGATCGGCGGCAAGTTCGTCGCCGGTTCGATCGGCCCGCTGAACGTCACGCTGTCGCTCTCGCCCCGGGTCGATGACCCCGCCTACCGCGCGGTCACCTTCGACGAGGTGCGCGCGTCGTACGCGGAGCAGATCTCGGCGCTGGCCGAGGGTGGTGTCGACCTGCTGCTCATCGAGACGATCTTCGACACGCTGAACGCGAAGGCCGCGATCGCCGCCGCCCGTGAGGTCGCCCCGCACCTGCCGCTCTGGATCTCCGTCACGATCGTCGACCTGTCCGGCCGGACCCTGTCCGGGCAGACCGTCGAGGCGTTCTGGCGGTCGATCGAGCGCGCCGAGCCGCTGGTCGTCGGTGTGAACTGCTCGCTGGGCGCCGCCGAGATGCGCCCGCACGTCGCGGAGCTGGCCAAGCTGGCCAACACCTACGTCGCGTGCCACCCGAACGCCGGCCTGCCCAACGCGTTCGGCGGTTACGACCAGACGCCGGACGAGACCGCCGCGCTGGTGAGCGAGTTCGCCGCGTCCGGGATGGTCAACATCGTCGGTGGCTGCTGCGGCACCTCGCCGGCCCACATCGAGCGGATCGCCGCCGCGGTCAGCGGGTCCGCGCCCCGCGTGATCGCCGCCCCGGCCGAGACGACCCGGTTCAGCGGGCTCGAGCCGTTCGCGATCGGCCCGGACATGGGTTTCGTGATGATCGGCGAGCGCACCAACGTCACGGGTTCGGCCAAGTTCCGCCGCCTGATCGAGTCCGACAACTACCAGGCCGCGGTCGACGTCGCCCTGGAGCAGGTCCGCGGCGGCGCCAACCTCCTCGACGTCAACATGGACGCCGACCTGCTCGACAGCGAGCAGGCCATGACCACCTTCCTCAACCTGATCGCCACCGAGCCGGAGGTCGCCCGGATCCCGGTGATGATCGACAGCTCGAAGTGGACCGTGCTCGAGGCGGGCCTCAAGTGCGTGCAGGGCAAGGGCGTGGTCAACTCGATCAGCCTCAAGGAGGGCGAGGAGCAGTTCCTCACCCAGGCGCGCCGGATCCGCGACTACGGCGCCGGTGTGGTCGTCATGGCCTTCGACGAGCAGGGCCAGGCCGACACCACCGAACGCAAGGTGTCGATCTGCGGCCGGGCGTACGACCTGCTCGTCGAGAAGGCGGGGTTCGCCCCCGACGACATCATCTTCGACCCGAACGTGCTGGCCGTCGCCACCGGCATCGCCGAGCACAACGGGTACGCGAAGGCCTTCATCGACGCGCTCCCGCTGATCAAGGAGCGCTGCCCCGGCGCGCGCACCAGCGGCGGCATCTCCAACCTGTCGTTCTCCTTCCGCGGCAACGACGTGGTCCGGGAGGCGATGCACTCCGTCTTCCTCCTGTACGCCGTCCGCGCCGGCCTCGACATGGGCATCGTCAACGCCGGTCAGCTGGCCGTCTACGCCGACATCCCGGCCGACCTGCTGGAGCTCGTCGAGGACGTGATCTTCGACCGGCGCGACGACGCGACCGACCGGCTGGTCACGTTCGCCTCGACCGTCACCGGTTCGGGCACCAAGCGCGAGGTCGACCTGGCCTGGCGTGACGCGCCGGTCGCCGAGCGGCTGTCGCACGCGCTCGTCCACGGCATCGTCGACTTCATCGAGGAGGACACCGAGGAGGCCCGCCAGGGTCTGGACCGGCCCCTCGAGGTGATCGAGGGCCCGCTGATGGACGGCATGAAGATCGTCGGCGACCTGTTCGGCTCCGGCAAGATGTTCCTGCCCCAGGTGGTCAAGAGCGCCCGCGTGATGAAGCGCTCGGTCGCCTATCTCGAGCCGTTCATGGAGGCCGAGAAGGAGAAGGCCCGGCTCGAGGGCCGTGTCGACACCGGCCGGGGCCAGGGCAAGGTGGTCCTCGCCACGGTCAAGGGCGACGTCCACGACATCGGCAAGAACATCGTCGGCGTGGTCCTCGGCTGCAACAACTACGAGGTCATCGACATGGGCGTGATGGTCCCGGCCGCGAAGATCCTCGATACCGCCGTCGCGGAGGGCGCCGACGTCATCGGCCTCTCCGGCCTGATCACCCCGTCGCTGGACGAGATGGTCTCCGTCGCCGCCGAGATGCAGCGTCGTGGCCTCAAGCTGCCGCTGCTCGTCGGCGGGGCGACCACGTCCAAGCAGCACACTGCGGTCCGGATCGCGCCCGCGTACGACCGCACGACCGTGCACGTGCTGGACGCGTCGCGGGTCGTCGGCGTGGTCTCGGATCTGCTCGACGGCAACCGTGCCGAGAAGCTCGACGCGGCCAACCGCATCGACCAGGAGCGCCTGCGCGAGCAGCACGCCAACCGGCACGCCCAGCCGATGCTGACCCTGGCCCAGGCCCGCGCCAACCGTGAGGAGGTCGACTTCACCGGCCTGCCCACACCGGCGTTCACCGGCCTGCGGGTGGTCGAGCCCGACCTGGCCGCGCTCCGCGAGATGATCGACTGGCAGTTCCTCTTCCTCGCGTGGGAGCTCAAGGGGAAGTTCCCGGCGATCCTGGACCAGCCCGTCGCCCGCGAGCTCTACGACGACGCGACCACGCTGCTCGACGAGATCATCGCCAACGGCTCGTTCCAGCCCCGCGGTGTCTACGCGTACTGGCCGGCGCACTCCGAGGGTGACGACATCGTCCTGGCTGACGGCGTGCGGTTCCCGATGCTGCGTCAGCAGACCCAGAAGCCGCAGGGGCGTGACAACCGCTGCCTCGCCGACTACATCGCCCCCGAGGGGGACCACCTCGGTGGTTTTGCGGTCACCATCCACGGCGCCGAGACCCTGGCGGCGAAGTACGAGGCCGAGCAGGACGACTACCGCGCGATCATGGTCAAGGCCCTCGCCGACCGTCTCGCCGAGGCGTTTGCCGAGTACATCCACCTCCAGGCGCGCCGCGACTGGTTCGAGCCCGACGCGCAGCCGGAGCTGGCTGATCTGCACGCCGAGCGTTTCCGGGGCATCCGGCCGGCCCTCGGATATCCGGCCAGCCCCGACCACAGCGAGAAGAAGGAGCTCTTCGAACTCCTCGAGGCGGAGAAGCTCGGCCTCGGCCTGACCGAGTCGTTCGCCATGACCCCGGCGGCCAGCGTCAGCGGCCTGATCTTCGCGAACCCGGCGGCGAAGTACTTCACGGTCGGCCGGCTCGCCAAGGACCAGATCGACGACTACGCCGAGCGCCGCGGCATGCCCGTGGACGAGGTCGAGCGCTGGCTGCGCCCGAACCTCGCCTACGAGCCGGCTCAGGAGCTCAAGTAG